The Ornithinimicrobium sufpigmenti genome includes the window AGTGTGCAGCGGGAGGTCGGGTCGAGCGCAGAGGAGTGGACGCTGCTGGGTGGGGATTCCGTCCCGGCCTACCCGCTCGGCCCCGAGGTCGTCGCCGCGGTCGACGAGGCGCAGGGGCTGTGGTTCGCGAGGCGAGCCGGTGAGGGCGGGGAGTCCGGCCCGTGGGGCCTGCTGGTGGGCGAGGTCGACGGCGAGGGGCTGGTGCTCGGCATGGACGGCACGCGCCACCGGGTTGCGGTGCTCAGCGTGACCTCGGACGCCGCAGTGGAGGCGCTGCCGGTCCTGACCGAGGGTTCGGTCGTCCTGCGTGGCGTGAGCCGGAGCACGGGTGGGGTGACGGTCCGTGCCACCGAGGTCCAGTGCCTCAAGATGGACGAGAGGTGCGTCGAGGGTCTGGACACCGACGGGGACGGAGCGGTGGATCTCCCGGTGCGCCACGACTCGGTGTTCGCCTGGGCCCTGGACGAGCAGCCGGAGGACGGCACACCGGTCTACGGACCCGGTGAGACGGTGACCATCCACGGACGCGACTTCATCGTGCGAGACACCACGTCCGGCTGGCCGGCGCTGCGCCTGCACGGCTCTGGTGGCGGCGTCAGCACGGTGGACGGTGACGGGCAGCGCACCCGCGTCGACGCCCGCCCGCCGGAGCCTTCCGTCTATGCCATCCCCGGGGCGTGGCCCTGGAGCGAGGAGGGTCTGGCGGTGTCGGTCCCGGGTCTGGTTCTCGCCGACGACCTGCAGCCTGTCGTCGAGGTCGACGGCACCTGGGTCAAGCCCGCCCAGGTCCTGGTCGCGCAAGGGCGTAGCGGGCAGGTCACCCTGCTCGTCATGGAGCCCGGCACGGACGGGGCGACCGCACGCGTCGGGGTCCGGACCGACGACGGCACCGTGGCCGAGCTTCCCTGAGCTCGGCAGGGCCGCGCGGCCACCGCACGACCGTCGTCCCCGGCGTGCCGGTTCGACACTGACCGGTCGCCGCCGAAGCACTACCTTCGGCGGGACGGCAAGGAAGAGCGAGCAAGGAGTGACTGCATGGGCGACGACGGCTTCGCCATCCGAGCGCACGAGCTCAGCTCGTCCCTGATCGAGCTGCGCCACCGGCTCGTCGACGAGTTCGGCGCCGACCGGGTGTGGATCCTCTCCGACGACTTCCGGGAGCGACGGGTCTGGCCGAAGGGCTGGCAGGTGGTCAGCATCGACCCGGACGTGCTCGACGGCATCGGGCTGCGGCACCGGGGGGTCGAACGGCCGGGGTGGCGGCTCGGTGACTACGGCCTCTATCTCTGGGCCCTGCAGGAGCCGGACCTGCGTCACTACTGGGTGACCGAGCCGGACGTGCACTTCGCCCTGCCCTCGATCCGGGACTGGGTCGAGGCGCTCAGCGCCCACGAGGAGGACCTGCTCGTCCCCCGCTTCGGTCCTGCCCCCGAGGGCTGGCTCTGGCGTCCCGCGCTCGCGGAGCTGACGGGCGGCCCGGTCTACCGGTGCCTGTTCCCCCTGTCGCGCTCCACCGAGGCGGCCGTCGACGCGGCATACCAGCTGCGGCTGCGCATCGGCGAGGCGGAGCCGCCCGTGGATCCCTACCCCAACGACGAGTCCGTCGTGGCCACCGCGGCCGCCCAGGCCGGCCTGCGGGTGGCGCCGCTGGAGGACCTGTGCCCAGGGCAGTTCGACTACTTCGCGGCGACGGTCAAGGTCTGGCGGGAGAGCCTGCTGCGCCGCCACCCGGACCGTGAGCTCGTGGTGCACTCCGCGCTCTCCTACGAGCAGTGGGCGCGCTGGTTCACCCATTTCCTGGGCAACCACGGACCGGCCGAGCGGCACGACCGGATGCGCCAGGTCGCCGCCCGGATGGCTCCGGAGGACCTGCCGGTCCTGCACCGCCTCGCTGCGCGCGGCTGAGCGTCGCCCCCGGCCACCTAGGATGGTGACCCATGAGCCATGTCCTGTCTGCCGTCGCCTGGCCCTACGCCAACGGACCCCGTCACATCGGCCACGTCGCCGGCTTCGGCGTCCCCTCCGACGTCTTCAGCAGGTACATGCGGATGGCCGGCCACCAGGTGCTCATGGTCTCCGGCTCCGACGAGCACGGCACGCCGATCCTGGTGCAGGCGGACAAGGCCGGGATGAGCCCGCAGGAGTTCATCGACGTCAACCACCGCCTCATCGCCGAGGACCTGGTCGCGCTGGGAGTCTCCTACGACCTCTACACCCGCACGACCACCGCCAACCACCACCGCGTCGTGCAGCAGATGTTCCTGGCCTGCCACGCCAACGGCTACATGATCGAGCAGACCCAGCAGGTGGCGATCAGCCCGTCCACCGGGCGCACCCTGCCCGACCGCTACATCGAGGGCACCTGCCCGATCTGCGGGTATGCCGAGGCACGGGGTGACCAGTGCGACGACTGCGGCAACCAGCTGGACCCGATCGACCTGGTGAACCCCCGCTCCAAGATCAACGGCGAGACCCCGCAGTTCACGGACACCCAGCACTTCTTCCTCGACCTGCCCTCGCTCGCCGAGGCCCTCGGGGCATGGCTCGACGGGCGCGAGGCCAGCGGCCTGTGGCGGCCCAACGTGATCAAGTTCTCCCAGAACATCCTGGAGGAGATCCGTCCCCGGGCGATGACCCGGGACATCGACTGGGGCATCACCGTCCCGCTGCCGGGCTGGGAGGAGGACGGCTCGAAGAAGCTCTACGTGTGGTTCGACGCCGTCATCGGCTACCTCTCGGCGTCGGTGGAGTGGGCGCGCCGCGTCGGTGACCCAGAGCGCTGGCGCGAGTGGTGGAACCAGCCCGAGGCCCTGGCCTACTACTTCATGGGCAAGGACAACATCACCTTCCACTCCCAGATCTGGCCGGCCGAGATGCTCGCGCACAACGGCCGGGGCAGCAAGGGTGGCGAGGTCGGTCCCTACGGCGAGCTCAACCTGCCGACCGAGGTGGTCTCCAGCGAGTTCCTCACCATGGAGGGCCGCGCGTTCTCCACCTCGCGCTCGATCGTCATCTACGTCCGCGACGTCCTGGAGCGCTACCAGCCCGACGCCTTGCGCTACTTCCTCTCGGCCGCCGCGCCGGAGACGGCGGACTCCGACTTCTCCTGGCCCGAGTTCGTCAAGCGCACCAACACCGAGCTGGTCGCCGGCTGGGGCAACCTGGTCAACCGCACCGCCGCGATGATCGCCAAGAACTTCGGGGAGATCCCGGCTGCCGGGCAGCTCGAGGACATCGACCGCGCCCTGCTCGACCAGATCGCCGAGGGCTTCGGCACCGTCGGACGGCTCATCGCCACCCACAAGCAGAAGGCCGGCCTGGCCGAGGGGATGCGCCTGGTCGGCGAGGCCAACGCCTACGTCTCCGCCACCGAGCCGTTCAAGCTCAAGGGCGACCACCAGCGCGACCGGCTGGCCACCGTGCTGCACGTGCTCGCTCAGGCGGTCGTGGACCTCAACACGATCCTCTCGCCCTACCTGCCGCACAGCTCCACCGCGGTGCACCAGGCCCTGGGCGGGGAGGGTGTCTTCCAGCCGATGCCGGTCCTGCGGGAGGTCGACGACCTCGACGACCCGTCAGGACCGGGCTATCCCGTCATCACCGGCGAGTACTCGGCCGCCCCCCGTTGGGAGCGCCGGCCGGTCACCGTGGGGGCCCCCGTGGTCAAGCCGTCACCGATCTTCGCCAAGCTGGACACCTCGGTGGTCGAGGAGGAGCGGGCGCGGCTCGGGCTGGTCGACGAGGCAGGGGTATGACGTCCGGCCACCGGCTGGCCGAGCGTCCCCCGGCGCCGGACCCCTTGCCGCTCGCCGTGGTGGACAACCACTGCCACCTGGACATCCGACGGGACGACGCCCCGGTCGTGGACCTGACCCAGGTGGTGGCGGAGGCGGCTGCCGTCGGGGTGGACCGGCTGGTCCAGATCGGCTGCGACCTGGGCTCGGCCCGGTGGACGGTCTCGGTCCTCGACGACCACCCGGCGCTGCTCGGCGGCGTCGCGATCCACCCCAACGAGGCGCCCGGCCACCAGGCCGCCGGTGACCTGGACGAGGCGATCGACGAGATCGCCGCCCTGGCCCGCCACCCCCGGGTGCGGGTGATCGGCGAGACCGGGTTGGACTACTACCGCACGGGCCCGGAGGGCGTCGACGCCCAGCACTACTCCTTCCGGCGGCACATCGCGCTGGCCAAGGAGCTCGGCCTGGCCCTGCAGGTCCACGACCGGGATGCGCACGAGGACATCCTGCGGATCCTCGCCGAGGAGGGGGCGCCGGAGCGGACGGTGCTGCACTGCTTCTCCGGGGACATGGAGATGGCCAGGGAGTGCGTCCGCCGCGGCTACTACCTGTCCTTCGCCGGCACGGTCACCTTCAGGTCGGCCAAGGGTCTTCGCGACGCGCTGGCGGTCACGCCCCTGGAGCACCTGCTCGTGGAGACCGACGCGCCCTACCTGACCCCCACCCCGCACCGGGGCCGGGTCAACGCCCCCTACCTCGTCCCGCTGACGGTCCGGGCCATGGCCGAGACGCTGAACGTCAGCGTCCCCGAGCTCTGCCAGGCGCTGTCCGCCAACAGCGAGGCGGTCTACGGCTCCTGGTGACCGGGCGCACCGTTCTCCCCGACCGGGCGCACGCTTCTCCCGACCGGGCGCACGCTTCTCCCGACCGGGCGCACCGTTCTCCCCGACCGGGCGCACCGTTTCCACAAGTCCTCTAAGGCAGCACCGTTGTCCACACCTTCACCCCGGCCCCTTCTTCTTCGCTGCTGAGCGGGAGACGGTCGATGAGTGAGACACCGCACACTCCCTGACCTCTTCCGAACGTCCGAGGCCATGAGCCTGGGATGGACATGGC containing:
- a CDS encoding TatD family hydrolase, producing the protein MTSGHRLAERPPAPDPLPLAVVDNHCHLDIRRDDAPVVDLTQVVAEAAAVGVDRLVQIGCDLGSARWTVSVLDDHPALLGGVAIHPNEAPGHQAAGDLDEAIDEIAALARHPRVRVIGETGLDYYRTGPEGVDAQHYSFRRHIALAKELGLALQVHDRDAHEDILRILAEEGAPERTVLHCFSGDMEMARECVRRGYYLSFAGTVTFRSAKGLRDALAVTPLEHLLVETDAPYLTPTPHRGRVNAPYLVPLTVRAMAETLNVSVPELCQALSANSEAVYGSW
- the metG gene encoding methionine--tRNA ligase — encoded protein: MSHVLSAVAWPYANGPRHIGHVAGFGVPSDVFSRYMRMAGHQVLMVSGSDEHGTPILVQADKAGMSPQEFIDVNHRLIAEDLVALGVSYDLYTRTTTANHHRVVQQMFLACHANGYMIEQTQQVAISPSTGRTLPDRYIEGTCPICGYAEARGDQCDDCGNQLDPIDLVNPRSKINGETPQFTDTQHFFLDLPSLAEALGAWLDGREASGLWRPNVIKFSQNILEEIRPRAMTRDIDWGITVPLPGWEEDGSKKLYVWFDAVIGYLSASVEWARRVGDPERWREWWNQPEALAYYFMGKDNITFHSQIWPAEMLAHNGRGSKGGEVGPYGELNLPTEVVSSEFLTMEGRAFSTSRSIVIYVRDVLERYQPDALRYFLSAAAPETADSDFSWPEFVKRTNTELVAGWGNLVNRTAAMIAKNFGEIPAAGQLEDIDRALLDQIAEGFGTVGRLIATHKQKAGLAEGMRLVGEANAYVSATEPFKLKGDHQRDRLATVLHVLAQAVVDLNTILSPYLPHSSTAVHQALGGEGVFQPMPVLREVDDLDDPSGPGYPVITGEYSAAPRWERRPVTVGAPVVKPSPIFAKLDTSVVEEERARLGLVDEAGV